One window of Phycisphaeraceae bacterium genomic DNA carries:
- a CDS encoding serine/threonine protein kinase, with translation MTSGHDTGVTRGPEPGGDGAGSGARDGARSGGSGEDGVVTSAGAISGEMAPSEPAAFERPGDLVGPYQLISMLGSGGFGTVWLAERRHPMVQRVALKIIKPGMDSRAVVARFEHERQALARMDHPGIARVFDGGVTDRGRPYFVMERVEGEPITAYCDRHSLSVRERLGLFVSVCNAVQHAHFKGVIHRDIKPSNILVARADGAPLVKVIDFGIAKAIGHSPASDGPHTEAGVMVGTPEYMSPEQASMGASDIDTRSDVYSLGVLLYELLVGELPFSSRALRAASYAEVQRMIRDVDPPTPSRRLLGLSPEASKEAALRRRTAIDALERDLRAELEWIPMRAMRKDPAERYASAGEFGADVSRYLRGEAIVAAPESTRYRVRKFVRRNRVRLAAGGVLLTVLLAGLAGTLWQARVASQERDAAREALGRESLALARAEAVIDLVTRSLREADPYQGGAESVTVVEAMENAIAELDASRSVDPETEARLRETIGAILQNNARPGMAEAQFARALAIRRSISDGDSDGVASAMNGLGSAVESQGRYAEAEGIYSATLEMRRRLHPGDDASVAGSMNNLAFVRAKLGGLAEAEGMHADALAMARRLFPGDHEMVATSLTNLAITRRDMGRFDDAEPLLVEALEMIRRLHPGDHPMVAEAMNNLALQRSMAGREGEAEPLFVQSLDMSRRLFSGDHPLVAACINNLATVRESLGRQAEAEALFLEALEMTSRIHGGDHPSVVLHTVNIANLRMSAGRMSEAEPLLEDALAMNRRLFPGDHAMTAECLIRIAFVNKDLGRLDRAEPIFHEALEMNRRLYPGDHPEIASCMNSIAFLRRDQGDLATAEEMLSDVLAMTRRIYKGDHPDLARSLNNLASVKKERDDLEGADALFTECVGVVRRTFPPGHPVLAVALANLADLRSRRAMHADAIAHIEEAIAIAEAAYPEDHPEIARYRGMHDRFAAAAGVEETIRQR, from the coding sequence ATGACATCGGGGCACGACACAGGGGTCACGCGGGGTCCGGAGCCGGGCGGGGATGGCGCGGGAAGCGGGGCGCGGGACGGGGCTCGCTCCGGCGGATCGGGAGAGGATGGGGTGGTGACGAGCGCCGGAGCGATCTCGGGCGAGATGGCGCCATCGGAGCCGGCGGCGTTCGAGCGTCCGGGGGATCTTGTCGGTCCGTATCAGTTGATCTCGATGCTGGGTTCTGGCGGATTCGGCACGGTGTGGCTGGCGGAGCGTCGGCACCCGATGGTGCAGCGTGTCGCGCTCAAGATCATCAAGCCGGGGATGGACTCTCGGGCGGTGGTGGCGAGGTTCGAGCACGAGCGTCAGGCGTTGGCGCGGATGGACCACCCGGGGATCGCGCGTGTGTTCGACGGCGGGGTGACGGATCGCGGTCGCCCGTACTTCGTGATGGAGCGGGTCGAGGGGGAGCCGATCACGGCGTACTGCGATCGCCACTCGTTGTCGGTGCGTGAGCGGCTGGGTCTGTTTGTCTCGGTGTGCAACGCGGTGCAGCACGCGCACTTCAAGGGTGTGATCCATCGTGACATCAAGCCGTCGAACATTCTTGTGGCGCGGGCCGACGGCGCGCCGCTGGTGAAGGTGATCGATTTCGGGATTGCGAAGGCGATCGGCCACTCGCCGGCTTCGGATGGGCCTCACACGGAGGCGGGCGTGATGGTGGGGACGCCGGAGTACATGAGTCCGGAGCAGGCGTCGATGGGCGCGAGCGACATCGACACGCGGAGCGACGTGTACTCGCTGGGCGTGCTGCTGTATGAGTTGCTGGTGGGTGAGTTGCCGTTCAGTTCGCGGGCGTTGCGTGCGGCGAGTTACGCCGAGGTGCAGCGGATGATCCGCGACGTGGACCCTCCGACGCCGAGCCGGCGGCTGCTCGGGCTCTCGCCCGAGGCGTCGAAGGAGGCGGCCCTGCGACGTCGGACGGCGATCGATGCGCTGGAGCGTGACCTGAGGGCGGAGCTTGAGTGGATCCCGATGCGGGCGATGCGGAAGGACCCGGCGGAGCGGTACGCCTCGGCGGGTGAGTTCGGCGCGGATGTGTCGCGATACCTGAGGGGTGAGGCGATCGTCGCCGCGCCGGAGAGCACGCGGTACAGGGTGCGGAAGTTCGTGCGTCGGAACCGTGTTCGTCTGGCCGCGGGTGGTGTGCTGCTGACGGTGCTGCTGGCGGGCCTTGCGGGGACGCTGTGGCAGGCGCGAGTGGCATCGCAGGAGCGTGACGCGGCGCGGGAGGCGCTCGGGAGAGAGTCGCTCGCGCTGGCGCGGGCGGAGGCGGTGATCGATCTTGTAACGCGGTCGCTGCGTGAGGCGGATCCTTACCAGGGGGGCGCGGAGTCGGTCACGGTTGTTGAGGCGATGGAGAACGCGATCGCGGAGTTGGACGCGTCGCGGTCGGTCGATCCGGAGACGGAGGCGCGGCTGCGCGAGACGATCGGCGCGATCCTGCAGAACAACGCCAGACCGGGGATGGCCGAGGCGCAGTTTGCGCGGGCGCTTGCGATCCGGCGGTCGATCTCTGACGGGGACTCGGATGGCGTGGCGTCGGCGATGAACGGTCTGGGGAGCGCGGTGGAGTCGCAGGGGAGGTATGCCGAGGCGGAGGGGATCTATTCGGCCACGCTGGAGATGCGCCGGCGGCTGCACCCCGGGGACGACGCATCGGTCGCGGGCTCGATGAACAACCTGGCGTTTGTGCGTGCGAAGCTCGGGGGGCTGGCCGAGGCCGAGGGGATGCACGCGGATGCGCTGGCGATGGCGAGGCGTCTGTTTCCCGGCGACCACGAGATGGTGGCGACATCGCTGACGAATCTGGCGATCACGCGCCGGGACATGGGGAGGTTCGACGACGCCGAGCCGCTGCTCGTTGAGGCGCTGGAGATGATCCGGCGGCTGCACCCGGGGGACCACCCGATGGTGGCGGAGGCGATGAACAACCTCGCGCTGCAGCGGTCGATGGCGGGGCGAGAGGGCGAGGCGGAGCCGCTCTTCGTGCAGTCGCTCGATATGTCGAGGCGGCTCTTCTCGGGGGATCACCCGCTGGTTGCGGCGTGCATCAACAACCTTGCGACGGTGCGCGAGTCTCTCGGGCGTCAGGCAGAGGCGGAGGCGCTCTTTCTCGAGGCGCTGGAGATGACGTCACGCATCCACGGGGGGGACCACCCTTCGGTGGTGCTGCACACGGTGAACATCGCGAACCTTCGGATGTCGGCGGGGCGGATGTCGGAGGCGGAGCCGCTGCTTGAGGACGCGCTCGCGATGAACAGGCGTCTGTTCCCGGGCGATCACGCGATGACGGCGGAGTGCCTGATCCGGATCGCGTTCGTGAACAAGGACCTCGGGCGGCTCGATCGCGCGGAGCCGATCTTCCATGAGGCCCTTGAGATGAACCGTCGGCTCTATCCGGGTGATCATCCGGAGATCGCCTCGTGCATGAACAGCATCGCGTTCCTGCGTCGCGACCAGGGCGATCTTGCGACGGCGGAGGAGATGCTGTCGGATGTGCTGGCGATGACGAGGCGGATCTATAAGGGCGACCATCCGGATCTTGCCCGTTCTCTTAACAATCTCGCCTCTGTGAAGAAGGAGCGGGACGATCTTGAGGGGGCGGACGCGCTCTTTACTGAGTGTGTCGGGGTTGTGCGTCGGACGTTTCCTCCGGGTCACCCGGTGCTGGCGGTCGCGCTGGCGAATCTCGCCGATCTGCGCTCGCGGCGCGCCATGCACGCCGATGCGATCGCACATATAGAGGAAGCGATTGCGATTGCTGAGGCGGCGTATCCGGAGGATCACCCCGAGATCGCCAGATACAGGGGGATGCACGATCGGTTCGCGGCCGCGGCGGGCGTGGAGGAAACGATTCGGCAGCGGTGA
- a CDS encoding Gfo/Idh/MocA family oxidoreductase — protein MDPATSSSDRGRREFVKGSAAGLAGLGLRGLGLAGLGLGVPGLSTASAARIEERGLGSGLRGGSDQIRIALVGCGGRGTGAAIQALSADPGVVLWSMSDVFGERLESSLKGITETMGEGASARVQVPPERRFVGFESYKPAIDAGVDAVLITGYPAFRPVHYRYAIEQNKHVFAEKPVAVDGPGVRSFIETAKQAKAKNLATVVGYCWRFHDGMVATFDKINSGAIGQIMSVHTTYHTGTLTKRPRKPEWSDVEFQMRNWWHFTWISGDHIVEQACHSIDRGAWAVGDRIPLRVNCLGGRAARFGPESGNAFDHFAAIYEYEGGLRSHHTCRQIDGCPADNTDYIYGTKGSATVNGWVPTFETRDLDNKRTWQYTGRADRDMYQTEHEELFKSIRAGAPLNDAVRGANSTLMAIMARMSAYTGQTVSWEQAMNSKESLVPENLAWGPMPMPQVAIPGQTKLI, from the coding sequence ATGGATCCTGCAACGTCGTCGTCTGATCGCGGCCGTCGCGAGTTTGTCAAGGGTTCTGCCGCGGGATTGGCGGGGCTGGGACTGAGGGGGCTGGGTCTTGCGGGGCTCGGGCTGGGTGTGCCGGGTCTTTCGACTGCGAGCGCGGCGCGGATTGAAGAACGGGGGCTGGGTTCGGGGTTGCGCGGCGGGTCGGACCAGATCCGGATCGCGCTGGTCGGGTGCGGCGGGCGCGGCACGGGCGCGGCGATCCAGGCGCTCTCTGCGGATCCGGGCGTGGTGTTGTGGTCGATGTCGGACGTGTTCGGCGAGCGGCTCGAGTCGTCGCTCAAGGGGATCACGGAGACGATGGGGGAGGGGGCGTCGGCGCGCGTGCAGGTGCCGCCCGAGCGGCGGTTTGTCGGGTTTGAGTCGTACAAGCCGGCGATCGACGCGGGTGTTGATGCGGTGTTGATCACGGGGTATCCGGCGTTCAGACCGGTGCACTATCGGTATGCGATCGAGCAGAACAAGCACGTGTTCGCGGAGAAGCCGGTGGCGGTGGACGGGCCGGGCGTGCGTTCGTTCATCGAGACGGCGAAGCAGGCGAAGGCGAAAAACCTGGCGACGGTTGTGGGGTATTGCTGGCGGTTCCACGACGGGATGGTGGCGACGTTCGACAAGATCAACTCGGGCGCGATCGGGCAGATCATGTCGGTACACACGACGTACCACACGGGGACGCTGACGAAGCGGCCGCGGAAGCCGGAGTGGAGCGACGTGGAGTTCCAGATGCGGAACTGGTGGCACTTCACGTGGATCTCGGGCGATCACATTGTGGAGCAGGCGTGCCACTCGATCGATCGCGGCGCGTGGGCGGTGGGGGATCGGATCCCGCTGCGTGTGAACTGTCTGGGGGGGCGTGCGGCGCGGTTCGGCCCTGAGAGCGGGAACGCGTTCGATCACTTCGCGGCGATCTATGAGTACGAGGGTGGGCTGCGGTCGCACCACACGTGCCGCCAGATCGACGGGTGCCCCGCGGACAACACGGACTACATCTACGGGACGAAGGGGTCGGCGACGGTGAACGGGTGGGTTCCGACGTTTGAGACGCGCGACCTGGACAACAAGCGGACGTGGCAGTACACGGGTCGCGCCGATCGCGACATGTACCAGACCGAGCACGAGGAGCTGTTCAAGTCGATCCGCGCGGGCGCGCCGCTGAACGATGCGGTGCGCGGCGCGAACAGCACGCTGATGGCGATCATGGCTCGGATGAGCGCGTACACCGGGCAGACGGTGTCGTGGGAGCAGGCAATGAACTCGAAGGAATCACTGGTGCCGGAGAACCTCGCCTGGGGCCCCATGCCCATGCCGCAGGTGGCGATCCCCGGCCAGACCAAGCTCATCTGA
- a CDS encoding Gfo/Idh/MocA family oxidoreductase has translation MSDNPVTRRDFVKTSVAGASALGLMSLSGSNMAFASSGRSMDSIRLGVIGCGGRGTGAAMNALEASPDVRLVGMADLFTDRIGGARGYLSSSDNPWRDRVDLPDDRVLTGFDSYERLLENDLDMVILATTPHFRPMHLRAAVEKGCHVFVEKPVAVDPVGIRSVLESSSMADSKGLSIVAGTQRRHETSYREAMARIRDGAIGRIVTSEAYWNQGGLWMHPRRPEWSDMEWQIRNWLYFTWLSGDHIVEQHVHNLDVVNWAMSVSSGETHPDKATAVGGRQVRTDPAYGHIYDHFGVLFEYASGATCMSMCRQQDGTTSRVEEVIRGTRGSFTLRPGAADLRMAPGSGGGGGEDPWKFAGPNNNPYVQEHVDLLEAIKSGKRVNEAKQVAESTLTAIMGRMAAYTGKTVTWEQALNSKLDLTPPSYEMGPLPTPEVPMPGKTPLM, from the coding sequence ATGTCCGACAACCCCGTGACCCGCCGCGACTTTGTCAAGACTTCTGTTGCCGGCGCTTCTGCGCTGGGTCTCATGTCTCTCTCGGGCTCGAATATGGCGTTCGCCAGTTCGGGGCGTTCGATGGATTCGATCCGTCTGGGCGTGATCGGGTGCGGGGGGCGCGGCACCGGCGCAGCGATGAACGCGCTCGAGGCCTCGCCCGATGTGCGACTGGTGGGGATGGCGGATCTCTTCACCGATCGCATCGGCGGCGCGAGGGGGTATCTCTCGTCGAGCGACAACCCGTGGCGCGATCGCGTGGATCTTCCGGACGATCGCGTGCTCACGGGGTTTGATTCCTACGAGCGGCTGCTCGAGAACGATCTTGACATGGTGATCCTCGCGACGACGCCCCACTTCAGGCCGATGCACCTGCGTGCGGCGGTCGAGAAGGGGTGCCACGTCTTTGTCGAGAAGCCCGTCGCCGTCGATCCCGTGGGGATCCGCTCTGTGCTCGAGTCGTCGTCGATGGCGGACTCAAAGGGGTTGTCGATCGTGGCGGGGACGCAGCGCCGGCACGAGACCTCGTATCGCGAGGCGATGGCGCGGATCAGGGACGGGGCGATCGGGCGCATCGTCACCAGCGAGGCGTACTGGAATCAGGGCGGGCTGTGGATGCACCCGCGCAGGCCCGAGTGGTCCGACATGGAGTGGCAGATCCGCAACTGGCTCTACTTCACGTGGTTGTCGGGCGATCACATCGTCGAGCAGCACGTGCACAACCTGGATGTTGTGAACTGGGCGATGAGCGTATCGAGCGGCGAGACGCACCCGGACAAGGCGACGGCGGTCGGGGGCCGGCAGGTGCGAACGGACCCGGCGTATGGGCATATCTATGACCATTTCGGCGTGCTCTTTGAGTACGCGTCGGGCGCGACGTGCATGTCGATGTGCCGCCAGCAGGACGGAACGACGTCGCGCGTGGAAGAGGTGATCCGTGGGACGCGGGGATCGTTCACGCTGCGCCCAGGCGCGGCGGATCTGCGCATGGCTCCGGGGAGCGGTGGCGGTGGTGGCGAGGACCCATGGAAGTTCGCGGGCCCGAACAACAATCCGTACGTGCAGGAGCACGTCGATCTGCTGGAGGCGATCAAGTCGGGCAAGCGGGTGAACGAGGCGAAGCAGGTTGCCGAGTCGACGCTGACGGCGATCATGGGGCGGATGGCAGCGTACACGGGGAAGACAGTGACGTGGGAGCAGGCGTTGAACTCGAAGCTGGATCTGACGCCGCCGAGTTATGAGATGGGCCCGCTGCCAACGCCCGAGGTGCCGATGCCGGGGAAGACGCCGCTTATGTAG
- a CDS encoding beta-ketoacyl-[acyl-carrier-protein] synthase family protein — translation MGQRRIVITGMGWVTPLGTTLEGVWSRLLNGDSGIGPVTHFDASTFVTNFAAQAPPINLAEYLDDASPFSAAARNSRFALAAASMALRQASFKPRDMAKPYRAGMYLGSGEGPHDFSHYAAMQMAGWNAETRTIDSGVWASTARRRMEPHHEHEQEPNMALSHLAHAFGFRGPAYNCMTACAASTQAIGEAFEILKRGDADVMLAGGTHSMIHPLGMTGFIRLTAMSKRSDSPKTAARPFDKNRDGFVMGEGAGMLVLEDLEHAKARGATPLAEIAGFGSSADAFRITDIQPDGKGAQATMRQALKQAGIDPREPGPDGRPGVHYISAHGTGTQENDAIETAAVKGVFGPMAPKIPFSSVKSMLGHLIQAAGAVELMTCVMAIKTGIVPPTMNLSEPDPECDLDYVPNAARDLNPQGGVEVCLSNSFGFGGQNDTAVVRRFRG, via the coding sequence ATGGGCCAACGCCGCATCGTCATCACCGGCATGGGATGGGTCACCCCGCTCGGCACCACGCTCGAGGGCGTCTGGTCGCGCCTCCTCAACGGAGACTCCGGCATCGGGCCCGTCACACACTTCGACGCCTCCACCTTCGTCACCAACTTCGCGGCACAAGCCCCGCCCATCAACCTCGCCGAGTATCTCGACGATGCCTCACCCTTCTCGGCGGCGGCGCGGAACTCGCGCTTCGCGCTCGCCGCCGCGTCGATGGCCCTTCGCCAGGCCTCGTTCAAGCCCCGCGACATGGCCAAGCCCTACCGCGCCGGCATGTACCTCGGTTCCGGTGAGGGCCCCCACGACTTCTCGCACTACGCCGCCATGCAGATGGCCGGCTGGAACGCCGAGACCCGCACGATCGACTCCGGCGTGTGGGCCTCGACCGCGCGACGGCGCATGGAGCCCCACCACGAGCACGAGCAGGAGCCCAACATGGCCCTCTCGCACCTCGCACACGCCTTCGGTTTCCGCGGGCCCGCGTACAACTGCATGACCGCGTGCGCCGCGAGCACGCAGGCCATCGGCGAGGCCTTCGAGATCCTCAAGCGCGGCGACGCCGACGTCATGCTCGCGGGCGGCACCCACTCCATGATCCATCCGCTCGGCATGACCGGCTTCATCCGCCTCACCGCGATGAGCAAGCGCAGCGACTCGCCCAAAACCGCCGCACGCCCCTTCGACAAGAACCGCGACGGCTTCGTCATGGGCGAGGGCGCGGGGATGCTGGTGCTTGAAGATCTCGAACACGCCAAGGCACGCGGCGCGACGCCCCTCGCCGAGATCGCCGGCTTCGGCTCATCGGCCGACGCCTTTCGCATCACCGACATCCAGCCCGACGGCAAGGGTGCCCAGGCCACCATGAGGCAGGCACTGAAGCAGGCGGGGATCGACCCGCGCGAGCCCGGCCCCGATGGTCGTCCCGGCGTTCATTACATCTCTGCGCACGGCACCGGAACGCAGGAGAACGACGCGATCGAGACCGCCGCGGTCAAGGGCGTCTTCGGCCCCATGGCCCCGAAGATCCCCTTCAGCTCCGTCAAGAGCATGCTCGGGCACCTGATCCAGGCCGCGGGCGCGGTCGAACTCATGACCTGCGTCATGGCCATCAAGACCGGCATCGTCCCCCCCACCATGAACCTCTCCGAGCCGGACCCGGAGTGCGATCTGGATTACGTGCCGAACGCGGCACGAGACCTGAACCCGCAGGGCGGCGTCGAGGTCTGCCTCTCCAACTCCTTCGGCTTCGGCGGACAGAACGACACGGCGGTGGTGAGAAGGTTCCGCGGGTAG
- a CDS encoding GxxExxY protein has product MYEQNRGHSHRGGGGRRDGGGYGGHGGHGGHGGHRRDGGERGGERRGMPLSELDPNLTDMSRRVIGCAIEVHKALGPGFDESCYVNALKAEMTKAGLKFKLNHAFDVVYAGEKVGSATADLYVEDRFVVDLMARPGEIGSYERSAVRAQLRAADLELGLIINFCERRLKDGLVRVLNPDKLNAMRGDDEEYEDDDEGDAPDGNTADFE; this is encoded by the coding sequence ATGTACGAGCAGAATCGCGGACACTCACACAGGGGCGGCGGCGGACGCCGCGACGGGGGCGGTTACGGCGGACACGGAGGCCATGGCGGGCATGGCGGCCACAGACGCGACGGTGGCGAGCGAGGCGGCGAACGCCGCGGCATGCCGCTCTCCGAGCTCGACCCCAACCTCACCGACATGAGCCGGCGCGTCATCGGCTGCGCGATCGAGGTCCACAAGGCGCTCGGCCCCGGCTTCGATGAGTCGTGCTACGTCAACGCCCTCAAGGCCGAGATGACCAAGGCCGGGCTCAAGTTCAAACTCAACCACGCCTTCGACGTCGTCTACGCCGGCGAGAAGGTCGGCTCCGCGACCGCGGACCTCTACGTCGAAGACCGCTTCGTCGTCGATCTCATGGCCCGCCCCGGCGAGATCGGCTCCTACGAGCGCAGCGCGGTCCGCGCACAGCTCCGCGCCGCCGACCTCGAACTCGGTCTCATCATCAACTTCTGCGAGCGACGGCTCAAGGACGGACTCGTCCGCGTCCTCAACCCCGACAAGCTCAACGCCATGCGAGGCGACGACGAGGAGTACGAAGACGACGACGAGGGCGACGCCCCCGACGGCAACACCGCCGACTTCGAGTGA
- a CDS encoding serine hydrolase — protein sequence MVWAVAFGVFVFGAAQARGQESTADTGGAAVPIPETPVGEQLRWLLSVFSGAPAEVESAGGVGGRLADSFKEAIAPEVLARQLQMVTTSILEGGPTVLESIGPGMDAHSISGRLRSEANGVVLAFRLAVDPETGLITLMSNRVIPGSGKDAAASWEVLSERVGGLRGTANLYVARVEPDGSFAPLASVNPGARLAIGSTFKLYVLGALAEEVRDGRRRWDEPLAIRDALKSLPSGVMQLDPEGTEHPLSEHALKMISVSDNTATDHLVLLLGRERVEAFMVGLNGDPARNTPILTTRDMFAMKLGADRTLPDRYIAADVATRRAMLAEGGEVASAVPSLIAAAMWKAPAWIDTLEWFATAEECGAAIVAVDALSKSPENEPVSKALRANPGIPFDRSIWRSIAYKGGSEPGVLNLTWLVDRVDGARFVLSVGWNDPKAEVDLNTLIDLAGQGFGLLANAPPK from the coding sequence GTGGTGTGGGCGGTCGCTTTCGGTGTGTTTGTCTTTGGCGCGGCACAGGCCAGGGGGCAGGAATCGACCGCCGATACGGGTGGAGCCGCGGTGCCGATCCCGGAGACGCCGGTCGGGGAGCAGTTGCGGTGGCTTCTGTCGGTCTTCTCCGGCGCGCCCGCAGAGGTGGAGAGTGCGGGGGGGGTGGGGGGGCGGCTTGCGGATTCGTTCAAGGAGGCGATTGCGCCCGAGGTTCTGGCCCGCCAGCTTCAGATGGTGACCACGTCGATCCTGGAGGGGGGGCCGACGGTGCTGGAGTCGATCGGTCCGGGGATGGATGCGCACTCGATCTCCGGGCGCTTGCGGTCGGAGGCGAACGGGGTGGTGCTGGCATTCCGCTTGGCGGTCGATCCCGAGACGGGGTTGATCACGCTGATGTCGAACCGGGTGATCCCGGGGAGCGGGAAGGACGCCGCGGCATCGTGGGAGGTGCTGTCTGAGCGCGTGGGCGGGCTGCGTGGGACGGCGAATCTGTATGTGGCTCGTGTCGAGCCGGATGGATCGTTCGCGCCGCTTGCTTCGGTGAACCCGGGTGCGCGTCTGGCGATCGGCTCGACGTTCAAGTTGTATGTGCTTGGCGCGCTGGCGGAAGAGGTGCGAGACGGGCGGCGGCGATGGGACGAGCCGCTGGCGATCCGGGATGCTTTGAAGTCGCTGCCGAGCGGGGTGATGCAACTGGACCCGGAGGGGACGGAGCACCCGCTCTCGGAGCATGCGCTGAAGATGATCTCGGTCTCAGACAACACGGCGACCGACCACCTGGTGCTGCTGCTCGGCCGCGAGCGCGTTGAGGCGTTCATGGTCGGGCTGAACGGTGATCCTGCGCGGAACACGCCCATCCTCACGACGCGCGACATGTTCGCCATGAAACTCGGCGCGGATCGCACGCTGCCCGATCGCTATATCGCGGCGGATGTCGCGACCCGGCGGGCCATGCTCGCCGAGGGGGGAGAGGTGGCGAGCGCGGTGCCGAGCTTGATCGCGGCGGCGATGTGGAAGGCCCCGGCGTGGATCGACACGCTCGAATGGTTCGCGACGGCGGAGGAGTGCGGTGCCGCGATCGTGGCGGTGGATGCGCTCTCAAAGTCGCCGGAGAATGAGCCGGTGTCGAAGGCGTTGCGGGCCAATCCCGGCATCCCGTTCGACCGATCGATCTGGAGATCGATCGCGTACAAGGGTGGGTCGGAGCCGGGCGTGCTGAACCTGACGTGGCTGGTGGACCGGGTGGATGGGGCGCGGTTTGTGCTGTCGGTGGGGTGGAACGACCCGAAGGCGGAGGTCGATCTGAACACGCTGATCGATCTGGCGGGACAGGGGTTCGGGCTGCTGGCCAATGCCCCGCCAAAGTGA
- the rnpA gene encoding ribonuclease P protein component — protein MTGGPSSRDPSAAGPVGGLRLRRSQRLSKANDFRAILRGKLSKPAGPLVVYARASEAGSHRIGLSVGRRVGNAVVRNRVKRLLREAFRHVQHTMPRTRAGLALDLVIAVRPHAALDRVEYERLLLQAGAKLVSEIDRRVARSEGRDG, from the coding sequence ATGACCGGCGGCCCATCTTCGCGTGACCCTTCGGCGGCCGGACCAGTCGGCGGGCTCAGGTTGCGCCGGAGCCAGCGGCTGTCCAAGGCGAACGACTTTCGTGCGATTCTGCGAGGGAAGCTCTCGAAGCCGGCGGGGCCGCTGGTGGTGTATGCGCGGGCGAGCGAGGCGGGGAGCCATCGGATCGGGCTCTCGGTGGGGAGGCGGGTGGGGAACGCGGTGGTTCGCAACCGGGTGAAGCGTCTGCTCCGAGAGGCGTTCCGGCATGTCCAGCACACGATGCCGCGGACGCGCGCGGGGCTTGCGCTCGACCTGGTGATCGCGGTGCGCCCGCACGCCGCGCTCGATCGCGTGGAGTATGAGCGTCTGCTGTTGCAGGCGGGTGCGAAGCTGGTTTCTGAGATCGACCGGCGGGTCGCTCGATCGGAGGGGCGCGATGGGTGA
- the yidD gene encoding membrane protein insertion efficiency factor YidD has translation MRRLAILPLEGVIWIYRVTLSPLIGRQCRFEPTCSRYGLEALQEHGPLRGSVMTARRVLRCHPFAKGGYDPVPPHSEGSGRGAGGPRG, from the coding sequence ATGAGGCGGCTGGCGATCCTGCCGCTGGAGGGTGTGATCTGGATCTACCGGGTCACGCTCTCGCCGCTGATCGGGAGGCAGTGTCGGTTCGAGCCGACGTGCAGCCGGTACGGGCTGGAGGCGTTGCAGGAGCACGGTCCGCTGCGCGGGTCGGTGATGACGGCGAGGCGGGTGTTGCGGTGTCACCCGTTTGCGAAGGGTGGGTACGACCCGGTGCCGCCACATTCGGAGGGATCGGGGCGTGGTGCGGGCGGGCCTCGGGGGTGA
- a CDS encoding TetR/AcrR family transcriptional regulator, whose protein sequence is MSRLPAAKRREQLLDAALDLFARHGYARATTSELAKAAGVTEPIIYRHFSSKKDLFIALVERTGEQTLEQWAQDLKTAPDPGERLRRIIGDNPMVSARGRIAYRVLLQSITESDDEQIRAAVSNHIRSVHAFLVKEVMRAQEGHRVTGRYSAEILAWLLIHIGMGYGVVTALGVERHGFDESGAHVQEIITRLLVGKGESKPGESRPGEKSGDAPKSEPPKA, encoded by the coding sequence ATGAGCCGACTGCCCGCGGCAAAGCGACGTGAGCAGCTTCTGGATGCCGCACTCGATCTGTTCGCCCGGCACGGGTACGCGCGGGCGACGACGTCGGAGCTGGCGAAGGCCGCGGGCGTGACGGAGCCGATCATCTATCGCCACTTCTCTTCGAAGAAGGATCTGTTCATCGCGCTGGTGGAGCGGACGGGCGAGCAGACGCTGGAGCAATGGGCCCAGGATCTGAAGACCGCGCCCGACCCGGGGGAGCGGCTGCGCCGGATCATCGGCGACAACCCGATGGTCTCGGCGCGCGGGCGGATCGCGTATCGCGTGCTGCTTCAGTCGATCACGGAATCGGATGACGAGCAGATCCGTGCGGCGGTGAGCAACCACATCCGGTCGGTGCACGCGTTCCTCGTGAAAGAGGTGATGCGGGCGCAGGAGGGGCATCGCGTCACGGGGCGATACTCGGCGGAGATCCTGGCGTGGCTCTTGATCCACATCGGCATGGGCTACGGCGTGGTGACCGCGCTCGGCGTTGAGCGACACGGGTTCGACGAGTCGGGCGCGCACGTGCAGGAGATCATCACGCGCCTGCTGGTCGGCAAGGGTGAGAGCAAGCCCGGCGAGAGCAGGCCCGGCGAGAAGAGCGGGGATGCGCCGAAGTCTGAGCCGCCGAAGGCGTGA